The Elaeis guineensis isolate ETL-2024a chromosome 13, EG11, whole genome shotgun sequence genome includes a region encoding these proteins:
- the LOC140853436 gene encoding galactoside 2-alpha-L-fucosyltransferase-like gives MDMKRIRRHQSSPAGPSDLESNGASRHGAEKRPASRFLRPVMILLACLMLLLVASGAFRSLSLDRLRRVGGVQGMGEFEVIARQGSENGSSASSSIRKDKLLGGLLAAGFDEESCLSRYQAVLYRKESPHLPSPYLLERLRKHEVLQRKCGPNTELYNKAVEQLKSGQSIETAECNYVVWISYSGLGNRVLTLASAFLYALLTNRVLLIDRGADMADLFCEPFPESSWLLPLDFPVNQFNSFDIKAPQSYGNMLEKKVISNSVDGGSTGSLPAYVYLHLDHDYGDFDKLFFCEDDQRVLQKIPWLVLKSDNYFVPSLFLIPTYEEELHQLFPEKDTVFHHLGRYLFHPTNTVWGLITRYYQSYLAKAEEKVGIQVRVFDTGPGPFQHVLDQILGCSLKEKLLPDISAAHESVVSSPTVRSKAVLMTSLNSGYYEKIRNMYWENPTVTGEIISVYQPSHEEYQQTGKQMHNMKAWAEMYLLSLSDVLVTSAWSTFGYVAQGLGGLKPWIMFKPENETAPDPPCHRVMSMEPCFHAPPFYDCKAKRGVDTGALVPHVKHCEDMSWGLKLVDQDEW, from the exons ATGGACATGAAGCGGATCCGGAGGCATCAGTCGTCTCCAGCCGGCCCCTCCGATCTGGAGAGCAATGGGGCTTCTCGGCACGGGGCGGAGAAGAGACCGGCCTCCCGTTTCCTCCGGCCCGTAATGATCCTGCTTGCCTGCTTGATGCTCCTGTTGGTCGCCTCCGGCGCCTTCCGGAGCTTGTCGCTGGATCGACTTCGCCGAGTCGGTGGAGTTCAAGGAATGGGAGAATTTGAAGTAATAGCAAGACAAG GTTCAGAAAATGGATCCTCTGCATCCTCGAGCATACGAAAGGACAAACTTCTTGGTGGCCTGCTGGCTGCTGGATTTGATGAAGAATCCTGTCTAAGTAGGTATCAGGCTGTACTGTACCGTAAAGAATCACCTCACTTACCTTCTCCATATTTGTTGGAAAGGCTGCGAAAGCATGAAGTTCTCCAAAGAAAGTGTGGCCCAAACACTGAATTGTACAACAAAGCTGTGGAACAGTTGAAGTCTGGTCAGAGCATTGAGACTGCAGAATGCAATTATGTGGTGTGGATATCATATAGCGGGTTAGGGAACAGAGTACTAACTCTTGCTTCAGCATTTCTTTATGCTCTCCTTACGAACAGGGTCTTACTTATTGACAGAGGTGCTGATATGGCTGACCTCTTTTGTGAACCATTTCCTGAAAGCTCTTGGCTTCTACCCTTGGATTTTCCTGTTAACCAGTTTAACAGCTTTGATATTAAAGCTCCTCAGAGTTATGGAAACAtgctggaaaagaaggtcatcagtAATAGCGTTGATGGAGGTTCAACGGGATCATTACCTGCTTATGTTTATCTCCACCTTGACCATGATTATGGTGACTTTGATAAGCTTTTCTTCTGTGAAGATGACCAACGAGTCCTTCAAAAGATCCCTTGGCTGGTGTTGAAATCAGATAACTACTTtgtgccatccctctttctgATTCCAACATATGAAGAAGAACTTCATCAGCTCTTTCCTGAGAAAGACACTGTTTTCCATCATTTGGGACGTTATCTTTTCCATCCCACAAACACTGTATGGGGTTTGATTACCAGGTATTACCAATCTTATCTAGCTAAAGCAGAAGAAAAGGTGGGTATCCAGGTCAGAGTCTTTGATACAGGTCCCGGTCCATTTCAGCATGTGCTAGATCAGATTCTTGGATGTTCTCTAAAGGAAAAGCTATTGCCTGATATCAGTGCCGCCCACGAGTCTGTAGTTTCATCTCCAACTGTAAGATCAAAAGCAGTTCTTATGACTTCTTTGAACTCTGGATACTACGAAAAAATCAGAAACATGTACTGGGAGAACCCGACTGTCACGGGCGAAATTATCAGTGTCTATCAACCAAGCCATGAAGAATACCAGCAAACTGGAAAGCAAATGCACAACATGAAAGCATGGGCGGAGATGTATCTCTTGAGTTTGAGTGATGTGTTGGTGACAAGTGCCTGGTCGACATTTGGGTATGTGGCTCAAGGCCTTGGTGGTCTAAAGCCATGGATTATGTTCAAGCCTGAAAACGAGACAGCACCTGACCCTCCCTGCCACAGAGTCATGTCAATGGAGCCTTGTTTTCATGCCCCTCCCTTTTACGACTGCAAAGCGAAGAGAGGTGTTGATACAGGGGCCCTAGTCCCACATGTGAAACATTGTGAAGACATGAGCTGGGGCCTCAAGCTGGTGGATCAGGATGAATGGTAG